From a region of the Chloroflexota bacterium genome:
- a CDS encoding NAD(P)/FAD-dependent oxidoreductase has product MSIVYDILIIGGGPSALAAAFYAQNKQLRTLMIYADLGGKAGWAHNRTVNGTINVLPGHDLVERLISQLSNHQSSVAHINDRVVGLRKTNGMFVVDTQQYGERYARSVVVASGAAPNRLPLPGIQHLFGVGLGYSITTFAHQTQGQRVAVYGVTPRTIRGVAEIVLGSNHIYWVSPDEDLPEVPLVDAIRRMPNVTIIPQATIRDVVGINSVKQIVIERGTSLQHIPVDRLFVDIGIQPNTGFLNNGNVDVLDEDGFVIVDEYNSSPCHGIFAAGDVSNSVLGEQVLIAIGDGVRAAVSAYEYLLVHKLTLEEVSHAASKTA; this is encoded by the coding sequence TGATTTACGCCGACCTCGGCGGCAAAGCTGGCTGGGCGCATAACCGTACCGTCAACGGCACGATCAACGTTCTGCCCGGACACGATCTAGTGGAACGGCTGATTAGCCAGCTTTCGAATCACCAATCGTCGGTCGCCCACATTAATGATCGGGTTGTCGGGCTGCGCAAAACTAATGGCATGTTTGTGGTCGATACCCAACAATACGGCGAACGCTATGCCCGTTCGGTCGTAGTTGCCAGCGGTGCAGCTCCCAATCGCTTGCCCTTACCAGGCATTCAACATTTGTTCGGGGTGGGTTTGGGTTATTCAATCACAACCTTTGCCCATCAAACCCAAGGCCAACGGGTGGCAGTCTATGGCGTAACTCCCCGCACAATTCGCGGGGTCGCCGAAATCGTCTTAGGCTCAAACCATATCTATTGGGTCAGCCCAGATGAAGATTTGCCCGAAGTGCCTTTAGTCGATGCCATTCGGCGCATGCCCAATGTCACAATTATTCCCCAAGCCACCATCCGTGATGTCGTGGGGATCAATTCGGTCAAGCAGATTGTGATTGAACGCGGCACATCGTTGCAGCATATTCCGGTTGATCGGCTATTTGTCGATATTGGCATTCAGCCAAATACTGGCTTCCTGAACAATGGCAACGTCGATGTGCTCGATGAAGATGGCTTTGTGATTGTTGATGAATATAATAGCTCGCCCTGCCACGGTATTTTTGCCGCTGGCGATGTGAGCAACAGTGTTCTTGGTGAACAAGTGTTAATCGCGATTGGCGATGGCGTTCGCGCTGCCGTCAGTGCCTACGAATACCTGCTTGTTCATAAGCTCACGCTTGAAGAAGTGAGCCATGCAGCCAGCAAGACTGCTTAA
- a CDS encoding ROK family protein, whose amino-acid sequence MSELWNSLKQQIAQHNWGLFGPTSYVLGVDLGSYGIRAVVTDICGQHLFHAATELAPESTATTVLEQSFSLIHELLETNNVPSQQLVRIGVGFGGPVDALRGVTRRSYRMAGWNDLNVCEQFEAAFDAQTLIENDASLIAFGEYMFGAGRDVQDLYYLHLSTGVGSGLVLNGQLHRGITTSAGEIGHARYSLNHQREIEDLLSIRGLLARANELGLQTDDLDVLFNDANAGAKTISEAVEVLGLGLAGVVQLLDPALLVLGGIVTRKGGDALCSAVETQVNQLISPTPPRHIAVVHSLLGAEAVAIGGLALALQSLNQ is encoded by the coding sequence ATGTCTGAACTCTGGAATAGCCTTAAGCAACAAATTGCCCAGCACAATTGGGGATTATTTGGGCCAACGAGCTATGTGCTGGGGGTTGATTTAGGCAGTTATGGCATTCGTGCGGTTGTCACTGATATTTGTGGGCAACACCTGTTCCATGCCGCCACCGAGCTTGCTCCTGAAAGCACCGCCACAACCGTGCTTGAACAAAGTTTTAGTTTGATTCACGAATTGCTTGAAACCAATAATGTGCCAAGCCAGCAATTGGTGCGGATTGGCGTGGGCTTTGGTGGCCCGGTCGATGCGCTACGTGGGGTTACGCGTCGTTCATATCGCATGGCTGGTTGGAACGATTTGAATGTTTGCGAGCAATTTGAAGCCGCTTTTGATGCTCAAACATTGATCGAAAATGATGCGAGCTTGATTGCTTTTGGCGAATATATGTTTGGCGCTGGCCGTGATGTCCAAGATTTATATTATTTGCATTTGAGCACAGGTGTTGGTAGTGGTTTGGTGCTGAATGGCCAACTGCATCGCGGCATAACCACCAGCGCAGGCGAAATCGGCCATGCCCGTTATTCCTTGAACCATCAGCGCGAAATTGAAGATTTGCTCTCGATTCGCGGCTTATTAGCCCGCGCCAATGAACTTGGCCTACAAACCGATGATCTTGATGTGTTGTTCAATGATGCCAATGCTGGAGCTAAAACGATTAGCGAAGCAGTTGAAGTGCTTGGTTTAGGCTTGGCTGGCGTGGTGCAATTGCTTGATCCAGCCTTGTTGGTGCTTGGCGGGATTGTCACGCGCAAGGGTGGTGATGCGCTGTGCAGCGCGGTCGAAACCCAAGTTAATCAATTAATTAGCCCAACGCCTCCGCGCCATATTGCAGTTGTGCACTCGTTGTTGGGAGCCGAAGCTGTGGCGATTGGTGGTTTGGCCTTGGCTTTGCAAAGCCTCAATCAATAG
- a CDS encoding FHA domain-containing protein has translation MARLLATIDGQSLNIPITSRGLQIGRSRQNDIVLNHPHVSRHHASLETRGRDIFVRDTGSSNGTFVNGLRVKEAALRANDLISIGPFELKFDDRAAASVIISDEELVPLQSNSRSVSSGKLPELNLDANDILQNFYQVSSRLNMILDLGELLDTIMDEVLRLVPAERGLLLMTRQDGLVPMVVRAPSETQSLTISSTIARRVLREGVALLTSDARVEFGSQESIISQNIHSVLCVPLIGRAGVLGLIHLDSPGLERFSIRDRELLTAVAYQASLGIERANLTDQIRNEEKLRQQYARFLSPDVARTVAQQINETGEIFMKPVEQDASVLFSDIQGFTTMTETLPPLELQNLLNEYLSVMTDVIFEHGGTLDKFIGDGIMALFGAPVYYEDHAQRAIDTALDMLVQHQKLMAKIDASKHFRIRIGVNTGRVISGLVGTRERLEYTVHGDTVNTASRLEGKAEPNSVYTSEATIAKLGESYQVQEVGPLQLKGKALTVQVFRVMGKNLPSEGFEG, from the coding sequence ATGGCACGTTTGCTTGCGACCATCGATGGGCAATCGCTGAATATTCCAATTACCAGCCGCGGCCTACAAATTGGTCGTTCGCGGCAAAACGATATTGTATTGAATCATCCGCATGTCTCGCGTCATCACGCCTCGCTTGAAACCCGTGGCCGCGATATTTTTGTGCGCGATACTGGTAGCTCCAACGGCACATTCGTCAATGGGCTACGGGTGAAGGAAGCCGCTCTGCGAGCTAACGATTTAATTAGCATCGGGCCATTCGAGCTTAAATTTGATGATCGAGCTGCGGCCAGCGTGATTATCTCCGATGAAGAGCTTGTGCCGCTGCAAAGCAACAGTCGCTCAGTCTCATCGGGCAAGCTCCCCGAACTCAATCTCGATGCTAACGATATTTTGCAAAATTTCTATCAAGTCAGCAGTCGCCTCAACATGATTCTCGATTTGGGCGAATTGCTCGACACGATTATGGATGAAGTGCTGCGTTTGGTTCCCGCCGAACGTGGTTTATTGCTGATGACGCGCCAAGATGGGCTGGTGCCGATGGTCGTCCGAGCGCCGAGCGAAACCCAATCGCTGACGATTAGCTCGACGATTGCGCGGCGGGTGTTGCGCGAAGGCGTGGCGCTGCTCACATCCGATGCACGGGTGGAATTTGGCTCACAGGAGAGCATCATCAGCCAAAATATTCACTCAGTCTTGTGTGTACCGTTAATTGGGAGAGCTGGCGTTTTGGGCTTGATTCACCTCGATAGCCCGGGCCTAGAGCGATTTAGCATCCGCGATCGCGAATTATTGACGGCAGTCGCCTATCAAGCCTCACTGGGCATCGAGCGGGCTAATCTGACCGATCAAATTCGCAACGAAGAAAAATTACGTCAACAATATGCCCGTTTTCTCTCGCCCGACGTAGCGCGAACCGTAGCCCAGCAAATTAACGAAACTGGCGAAATTTTCATGAAGCCAGTTGAGCAAGATGCTAGCGTGTTGTTCTCGGATATTCAAGGTTTTACCACGATGACTGAAACCTTGCCGCCGCTGGAGCTACAAAACCTCTTAAACGAATATCTAAGCGTCATGACTGATGTGATTTTCGAGCATGGCGGCACACTCGATAAATTTATTGGCGATGGCATCATGGCGCTTTTTGGCGCTCCCGTGTATTATGAAGATCACGCCCAACGTGCAATCGATACAGCGCTAGATATGCTGGTACAACATCAAAAGCTTATGGCTAAAATTGATGCCAGCAAACACTTCCGCATCCGAATTGGAGTCAACACTGGGCGGGTTATTTCAGGCCTCGTCGGCACACGCGAACGTTTAGAGTATACTGTCCATGGCGACACCGTAAATACTGCCTCGCGGCTTGAAGGCAAAGCCGAACCAAACAGCGTCTACACCAGCGAAGCCACGATTGCCAAGCTCGGTGAGAGCTACCAAGTACAGGAAGTTGGGCCATTGCAACTCAAAGGCAAAGCCCTAACTGTCCAAGTCTTCCGCGTCATGGGGAAAAACCTCCCAAGCGAAGGCTTTGAAGGATAA